A region from the Silene latifolia isolate original U9 population chromosome 7, ASM4854445v1, whole genome shotgun sequence genome encodes:
- the LOC141592293 gene encoding transcription factor bHLH130-like isoform X1, with amino-acid sequence MDSFLESQYKGNIGNEDHEEEEQVQNNSGLLRYRSAPSSLLYEYTQNLSDSRNENDCLETYERKPQRLTGYSNSNTNSQLPPQYPKQTLVATSNSMELNGSIRPGNLNSAALNLNRQTSIPAGFFSQLNTQNGYTIMKGLGSFRVANGTNGESSPRTGRLGVNHLPRIPEIGNENVKETSPDEDKFRNHEGDLGFSSPSSYPFTSWNNPASSDSSFLSETEGTLNRPTMLAHHLSLPKTSTEMAAIEKLLHFQDTVPCKVRAKRGCATHPRSIAERERRNRISERMRKLQELVPNMDKQTNISDMLDLAVDYVKSLQDEFKILSDGRAKCKCVNLQ; translated from the exons ATGGACTCATTTCTAGAATCCCAATATAAAGGTAATATAGGAAATGAAGACcatgaagaagaagaacaagTGCAGAATAATTCAGGATTATTGAGATATAGGTCAGCACCAAGCTCATTGCTGTATGAATACACACAAAATTTGAGTGATTCTAGGAATGAAAATGATTGTTTGGAAACATATGAAAGGAAACCTCAAAGGCTGACTGGGTATTCCAATTCCAATACCAATTCCCAATTACCACCTCAATATCCAAAGCAAACTCTTGTTGCTACTTCAAATTCTATGGAATTGAATGGTTCAATAAGACCAGGGAATCTTAATTCTGCTGCTTTAAATCTCAATCGTCAGACTAGTATTCCTGCTGGATTTTTCAGTCAACTCAATACCCAAAATg GTTATACAATCATGAAAGGCCTTGGAAGTTTCAGAGTAGCTAATGGTACAAATGGCGAGTCCAGTCCACGCACAGGTAGGCTGGGTGTGAACCATTTACCTCGGATACCAGAGATTGGAAATGAAAATGTCAAAGAAACAAGCCCTGATGAAGACAAATTCAGAAACCATGAGGGTGACCTTGGGTTTAGTAGTCCTTCCAGTTATCCATTTACTTCTTGGAACAACCCAGCCTCTTCTGATTCATCCTTTCTTTCTGAG ACTGAGGGCACCTTGAATCGGCCTACTATGTTGGCCCACCATCTGAGTTTACCAAAGACTTCAACCGAGATGGCGGCTATTGAGAAGTTGCTGCATTTTCAGGACACAGTCCCCTGTAAAGTCAGAGCAAAAAGGGGTTGTGCTACGCACCCTAGAAGCATCGCTGAGAGG GAAAGGAGAAACCGGATAAGTGAAAGGATGAGGAAACTTCAAGAACTTGTTCCAAATATGGATAAG CAAACAAACATCTCAGATATGCTGGATTTAGCAGTTGATTATGTCAAGAGTCTTCAGGACGAGTTCAAG ATATTAAGCGATGGTCGAGCAAAGTGCAAGTGTGTAAATCTGCAATAA
- the LOC141592293 gene encoding transcription factor bHLH130-like isoform X2 — MDSFLESQYKGNIGNEDHEEEEQVQNNSGLLRYRSAPSSLLYEYTQNLSDSRNENDCLETYERKPQRLTGYSNSNTNSQLPPQYPKQTLVATSNSMELNGSIRPGNLNSAALNLNRQTSIPAGFFSQLNTQNGYTIMKGLGSFRVANGTNGESSPRTGRLGVNHLPRIPEIGNENVKETSPDEDKFRNHEGDLGFSSPSSYPFTSWNNPASSDSSFLSEDTVPCKVRAKRGCATHPRSIAERERRNRISERMRKLQELVPNMDKQTNISDMLDLAVDYVKSLQDEFKILSDGRAKCKCVNLQ; from the exons ATGGACTCATTTCTAGAATCCCAATATAAAGGTAATATAGGAAATGAAGACcatgaagaagaagaacaagTGCAGAATAATTCAGGATTATTGAGATATAGGTCAGCACCAAGCTCATTGCTGTATGAATACACACAAAATTTGAGTGATTCTAGGAATGAAAATGATTGTTTGGAAACATATGAAAGGAAACCTCAAAGGCTGACTGGGTATTCCAATTCCAATACCAATTCCCAATTACCACCTCAATATCCAAAGCAAACTCTTGTTGCTACTTCAAATTCTATGGAATTGAATGGTTCAATAAGACCAGGGAATCTTAATTCTGCTGCTTTAAATCTCAATCGTCAGACTAGTATTCCTGCTGGATTTTTCAGTCAACTCAATACCCAAAATg GTTATACAATCATGAAAGGCCTTGGAAGTTTCAGAGTAGCTAATGGTACAAATGGCGAGTCCAGTCCACGCACAGGTAGGCTGGGTGTGAACCATTTACCTCGGATACCAGAGATTGGAAATGAAAATGTCAAAGAAACAAGCCCTGATGAAGACAAATTCAGAAACCATGAGGGTGACCTTGGGTTTAGTAGTCCTTCCAGTTATCCATTTACTTCTTGGAACAACCCAGCCTCTTCTGATTCATCCTTTCTTTCTGAG GACACAGTCCCCTGTAAAGTCAGAGCAAAAAGGGGTTGTGCTACGCACCCTAGAAGCATCGCTGAGAGG GAAAGGAGAAACCGGATAAGTGAAAGGATGAGGAAACTTCAAGAACTTGTTCCAAATATGGATAAG CAAACAAACATCTCAGATATGCTGGATTTAGCAGTTGATTATGTCAAGAGTCTTCAGGACGAGTTCAAG ATATTAAGCGATGGTCGAGCAAAGTGCAAGTGTGTAAATCTGCAATAA